A DNA window from Vanessa tameamea isolate UH-Manoa-2023 chromosome 24, ilVanTame1 primary haplotype, whole genome shotgun sequence contains the following coding sequences:
- the LOC113396019 gene encoding myrosinase 1-like: protein MRCLLYIGLIIAGCNAQQKQERRFPDDFIFGTATASYQIEGGWNADGKGENIWDHMTHTKPHVIKDSSNGDMAADSYNNYERDVEMMRELGLDAYRFSLSWSRILPNGFSNHVNEAGVTFYDNYINEMIKYNITPMVTLYHWDLPQKLQDLGGFLNPLFPEWFEDYARVVFEKFGDRVKHWITFNEPREICYEGYGWSTKAPIVNATDIGTYYCAKYLVLAHANAYKAYVNDFKATQNGECGITISVNWFGPLTDSADDEYAAELKRQAEWEIYANPIFSEEGGFPKELSEIVAKKSLEQGYKKSRLPEFTDEEKKYIQGTSDFFGVNHYTGVYVSAEEYKSNHITPSLLSDIDVGTYTPPDWLASASSWLKLSPNSIYNSLTHLHNKYKNTKFYITENGWSSPPDSELVDDDRILYYRTALNSLLDAIEAGVDVKGYMAWSLMDNFEWMEGYTERFGLYHVNFDHPDRTRTPRKSAFVYKEILKTRVIDPNYEPDTLTMWIDEGH from the exons ATGAGatgcttattatatatagg tttaatAATAGCAGGCTGTAATGCTCAGCAGAAGCAAGAAAGGCGTTTCCCGGATGACTTCATCTTTGGAACAGCAACAGCGTCTTACCAAATTGAAGGAGGATGGAACGCTGACG GTAAAGGTGAAAATATTTGGGATCACATGACTCACACTAAACCTCACGTCATCAAAGACAGTAGTAATGGAGACATGGCTGCAGATTCGTACAACAACTACGAACGCGATGTCGAGATGATGAGAGAGTTGGGTCTGGATGCCTACCGATTCTCCTTGTCCTGGTCAAGAATCCTACCAAATGGCTTTTCCAACCATGTTAACGAAGCTGGAGTCACTTTCTACGACAATTACATTAacgaaatgattaaatataacatcaCGCCAATGGTTACGCTCTACCACTGGGATTTACCGCAGAAATTGCAAGATTTAGGAGGATTTCTTAATCCACTCTTCCCTGAATGGTTCGAGGATTACGCTCGCGTGGTTTTCGAGAAGTTTGGCGATAGAGTCAAACACTGGATCACGTTTAACGAGCCAAGGGAAATTTGCTACGAAGGTTATGGGTGGAGTACTAAAGCTCCTATCGTAAACGCTACCGATATCGGTACGTACTACTGTGCCAAATATCTTGTTCTAGCGCATGCAAATGCATACAAAGCTTATGTAAATGACTTTAAGGCCACCCAAAATGGCGAGTGTGGTATCACTATCAGTGTCAACTGGTTTGGACCATTGACTGATAGCGCGGACGATGAATATGCAGCTGAATTAAAAAGACAAGCTGAA tGGGAAATATACGCGAATCCAATATTTTCCGAAGAAGGAGGCTTCCCCAAAGAGTTGTCAGAGATCGTTGCAAAGAAAAGTCTCGAGCAGGGCTACAAGAAATCACGTTTGCCAGAATTCACCgacgaagaaaaaaaatacattcaaggAACTTCTGACTTCTTTGGAGTGAATCATTACACTGGCGTTTACGTATCAGCTGAAGAATATAAGTCCAATCACATTACTCCATCCTTGCTTTCTGACATAGATGTTGGTACTTACACACCACCAGATTGGCTCGCTTCCGCTTCTTCTTGGTTGAAA ctGTCACCCAATAGTATATACAACAGCCTTACACATCTacacaacaaatataaaaataccaagTTCTATATTACTGAGAATGGTTGGTCTTCACCACCGGATAGTGAATTAGTAGACGATGATAGAATTTTATACTACAGAACGGCTTTGAACAGTCTCTTAGATGCAATTGAAGCTGGTGTTGATGTGAAAGGCTACATGGCGTGGAGTTTGATGGACAATTTCGAATGGATGGAAGGATACAC AGAACGATTTGGTTTATACCATGTGAACTTCGATCACCCGGACAGGACGCGAACCCCAAGAAAATCAGCATTTGTTTACAAGGAGATCCTGAAGACGCGTGTTATCGACCCGAACTATGAACCTGATACTCTCACCATGTGGATCGATGAAGGACATTAA